A stretch of Helicobacter pylori oki112 DNA encodes these proteins:
- the tsaD gene encoding tRNA (adenosine(37)-N6)-threonylcarbamoyltransferase complex transferase subunit TsaD — MILSIESSCDDSSLALTRIKDAKLIAHFKISQEKHHSSYGGVVPELASRLHAENLSLLLERIKISLNKDFSKLKAIAITNQPGLSVTLIEGLMMAKALSLSLNLPLILEDHLRGHVYSLFINEKQTCMPLSVLLVSGGHSLILEARDYENIKIVATSLDDSFGESFDKVSKMLDLGYPGGPIVEKLALDYMHPNEPLMFPIPLKNSPNLAFSFSGLKNAVRLEVEKNAHNLNEAIKQKIGYHFQSAAIEHLIQQTKRYFKIKRPKIFGIVGGASQNLALRKAFENLCVEFDCKLVLAPLEFCSDNAAMIGRSSLEAYQKKRFVPLENANISPRTLLKSFE; from the coding sequence ATGATTTTAAGCATTGAAAGTTCTTGCGATGACAGCTCTTTAGCCCTTACAAGAATAAAGGACGCCAAACTCATCGCTCATTTTAAAATCTCTCAAGAAAAGCACCACAGCTCTTATGGGGGCGTTGTGCCTGAGCTTGCATCGCGCTTGCATGCTGAGAATTTGTCGCTCTTATTAGAACGCATTAAAATAAGCTTGAATAAGGATTTTTCCAAGCTCAAAGCCATCGCTATCACCAATCAGCCAGGTTTGAGCGTTACTTTAATAGAAGGTTTGATGATGGCAAAAGCCTTAAGCTTGTCTTTGAATTTGCCCTTGATTTTGGAAGACCATTTGAGAGGGCATGTGTATTCGCTCTTTATCAATGAAAAACAAACCTGCATGCCTTTAAGCGTGCTCTTAGTCTCTGGGGGGCATTCTTTGATTTTAGAGGCTAGAGATTATGAGAATATTAAAATCGTTGCCACGAGTTTAGATGATAGCTTTGGGGAGAGTTTTGATAAGGTTTCTAAAATGCTTGATTTAGGCTATCCAGGAGGCCCTATAGTGGAAAAATTAGCCCTTGATTACATGCACCCAAACGAGCCTTTAATGTTCCCTATCCCTTTAAAAAACAGCCCGAATCTGGCTTTTAGTTTTTCAGGCTTAAAAAATGCGGTGCGTTTGGAGGTTGAAAAAAACGCCCATAATTTGAATGAAGCGATCAAACAAAAGATTGGCTATCATTTTCAAAGCGCGGCTATTGAGCATTTAATCCAGCAGACTAAACGCTATTTTAAAATCAAACGCCCTAAAATTTTTGGCATTGTGGGGGGAGCGAGCCAAAATTTGGCTTTAAGAAAGGCGTTTGAAAATTTGTGCGTTGAGTTTGATTGCAAGCTTGTTTTAGCCCCTTTAGAATTTTGCAGCGACAATGCCGCCATGATAGGGCGATCCAGCCTAGAAGCTTATCAAAAAAAGCGCTTTGTCCCTTTAGAAAACGCCAACATTTCGCCAAGAACGCTGTTAAAAAGTTTTGAGTGA
- the flgG gene encoding flagellar basal-body rod protein FlgG: MLRSLYSATSGMLAQQTHIDTTSNNIANVNTTGFKKSRTDFNDLFYQAMQYAGTNTSNTTLSPDGMEVGLGVRPSAITKMFSQGSPKETENNLDVAITGKGFFQVQLPDGTTAYTRSGNFKLDEQGNLVTSEGYLLIPQITLPEDTTQVNIGVDGTVSVTQGLQTTSNVIGQITLANFVNPAGLHSMGDNLFSITNASGDAIVGNPDSQGLGKLRQGFLELSNVRLVEEMTDLITAQRAYEANSKSIQTADAMLQTVNSLKR; the protein is encoded by the coding sequence ATGCTTCGCTCTCTCTATAGTGCCACTTCAGGGATGCTTGCCCAACAAACGCACATTGACACCACTTCAAACAATATCGCCAATGTCAATACCACCGGGTTTAAAAAATCTCGCACGGATTTTAACGACTTGTTCTACCAAGCGATGCAATACGCTGGCACCAACACAAGCAATACGACTTTATCGCCAGATGGCATGGAGGTGGGCTTAGGCGTGCGTCCTAGCGCGATCACTAAAATGTTTTCGCAAGGCAGCCCTAAAGAAACGGAAAATAATTTGGATGTTGCCATTACGGGTAAAGGCTTTTTTCAAGTCCAGTTGCCTGATGGCACCACCGCTTATACAAGAAGCGGGAATTTTAAGCTAGACGAACAGGGCAATCTTGTAACGAGCGAAGGCTATCTTCTCATCCCTCAAATCACTTTACCTGAAGACACCACGCAAGTAAACATCGGTGTGGATGGTACGGTGAGCGTGACTCAAGGCTTGCAAACGACCTCTAATGTGATCGGGCAGATCACGCTGGCTAATTTTGTCAATCCGGCGGGGCTTCATTCTATGGGGGATAATTTGTTCTCAATCACCAACGCTAGCGGCGATGCGATTGTGGGCAACCCGGATTCTCAAGGATTGGGCAAGTTAAGGCAAGGCTTTTTGGAATTGAGCAATGTGAGATTGGTAGAAGAAATGACGGATCTAATCACCGCTCAAAGGGCTTATGAAGCCAATTCTAAAAGCATTCAAACCGCTGATGCCATGCTCCAAACCGTCAATTCCCTCAAACGCTAA
- the pdxA gene encoding 4-hydroxythreonine-4-phosphate dehydrogenase produces MAKKKIAISCGDVQGVGLELILKSHKEVSTLCEPLYLIDSELLERANQLLHNAYGTKTLNALTIDAPLPLLNSSTIGKVSAQSGAYSFESFKKACELADDKEVDGICTLPINKLAWQQAQIPFVGHTDFLKQRYKDHQIIMMLGCSKLFVGLFSDHVPLSAVSQLIQVGALIRFLLAFQKSTQAQIVQVCGFNPHAGEEGLFGEEDEKILKAIQKSNQTLGFECFLGPLPADSAFAPNKRKITPFYVSMSHDVGLAPLKALYFDESINVSLNAPILRTSTDHGTAFDIAYQNKANNKSYLNAIKYLA; encoded by the coding sequence ATGGCTAAAAAGAAAATTGCGATCAGTTGCGGGGATGTTCAGGGCGTAGGCTTAGAATTGATTTTAAAGAGCCATAAGGAAGTGAGCACACTTTGTGAGCCGTTGTATCTCATTGATAGCGAACTTTTAGAGCGGGCCAATCAATTGCTTCATAACGCTTATGGAACTAAAACGCTTAACGCGCTCACTATTGATGCCCCCTTACCCTTATTAAACTCTAGCACGATAGGCAAAGTCAGCGCTCAAAGCGGGGCGTATAGTTTTGAGAGTTTTAAAAAGGCTTGCGAGTTAGCGGATGATAAAGAAGTGGATGGCATTTGCACTTTGCCTATCAACAAACTCGCATGGCAACAAGCTCAAATCCCTTTTGTGGGGCATACCGATTTTTTAAAACAACGCTACAAAGATCATCAAATCATCATGATGCTTGGGTGTTCAAAACTCTTTGTGGGGCTATTTAGCGACCACGTGCCTTTAAGCGCGGTTTCTCAACTCATTCAAGTGGGAGCGTTGATCCGGTTTTTACTAGCGTTTCAAAAAAGCACTCAAGCTCAAATCGTTCAAGTGTGTGGTTTTAACCCCCATGCGGGCGAAGAGGGCTTGTTTGGGGAAGAAGATGAAAAGATTTTAAAGGCCATTCAAAAGAGCAACCAAACGCTGGGCTTTGAATGTTTTTTAGGACCACTGCCTGCTGATAGCGCTTTTGCCCCCAATAAGCGCAAAATAACCCCTTTTTATGTGAGCATGAGCCATGATGTGGGGCTAGCCCCTTTAAAAGCGCTCTATTTTGATGAAAGCATCAATGTGAGTTTGAACGCCCCCATTTTACGCACTTCCACTGACCACGGCACGGCGTTTGATATCGCTTATCAAAACAAAGCGAACAACAAAAGCTATTTGAATGCGATCAAATATTTGGCTTAA